From a single Adhaeribacter swui genomic region:
- a CDS encoding PorP/SprF family type IX secretion system membrane protein yields MLIKLFQILCLSLFCSFWAVGQDYQFSQQYSNRLYLNPAYAGLRSDYSVTAAYRTQWFNLDKGFVTQQLAADYKFKNKKTSAGLIASLDKAGSAGFTRTMVGGIYAYQTRLNEKFAASVALQASYGSQCFSFNDLIFGDQLSNDGNINPTSQESYIYDPVSYLSIAAGGVLYNNQFWVSLAAHHANQPAIGFANESKLPVKFTVNTGYKFYVSNYYRDAYLYEFSITPTITYTQQQFFKKTDLGLYLTYTPVTLGVLYRGLPLTGNLAYDQSVAVIAGVVLEPFRIAYSYDVVFTGAGSRSGGAHEIGISFDKIDYDKIFKSRASKKNYKHISCPAF; encoded by the coding sequence ATGCTGATAAAACTTTTTCAAATTTTATGCCTTTCTCTTTTTTGCAGCTTTTGGGCAGTGGGGCAAGATTATCAGTTTAGCCAGCAATATTCGAACCGCTTGTACCTAAACCCGGCCTATGCAGGTTTGCGCTCTGATTACAGCGTTACGGCCGCTTATCGCACCCAGTGGTTTAATTTAGATAAAGGATTTGTAACGCAGCAACTGGCTGCCGATTATAAATTTAAAAATAAGAAAACTTCGGCGGGCCTTATTGCTTCTTTAGATAAAGCGGGTTCGGCGGGGTTCACCCGCACGATGGTAGGTGGTATTTATGCCTATCAAACCAGATTAAACGAAAAATTTGCGGCAAGTGTCGCACTTCAAGCCTCGTATGGCTCGCAGTGTTTTTCTTTTAATGATTTAATTTTTGGCGACCAGTTAAGCAACGACGGTAATATTAACCCCACTTCACAGGAAAGTTACATTTACGATCCGGTATCTTATTTAAGTATAGCGGCTGGCGGTGTGCTTTACAACAATCAGTTTTGGGTTTCTTTGGCAGCGCATCATGCCAACCAACCCGCCATTGGTTTCGCCAATGAATCTAAATTACCGGTAAAGTTTACGGTAAACACCGGATATAAATTTTACGTGTCTAATTACTACCGCGATGCTTACTTATACGAGTTTAGTATAACTCCAACAATTACGTATACGCAACAACAATTTTTTAAAAAAACCGACCTTGGTTTATATCTAACGTATACGCCTGTAACGTTAGGAGTATTGTACAGGGGTTTACCGCTAACCGGCAATTTAGCTTATGATCAGTCGGTTGCTGTAATTGCGGGCGTTGTTTTAGAACCTTTTCGGATAGCGTACAGTTATGATGTAGTTTTTACTGGAGCCGGCAGCCGGAGCGGGGGAGCACACGAAATTGGAATATCTTTTGATAAGATCGATTACGACAAAATTTTTAAAAGCCGTGCATCTAAGAAAAATTATAAACATATCTCTTGTCCGGCATTTTAA
- a CDS encoding AsmA-like C-terminal region-containing protein: MKKVFIGFAIFIVVLLAAAALAPYLFKDKIKQVLDKQIAKNVNAKVLYQTDNVNISLFRDFPNLALSIDDLTVIGQDSFRRDTLAALPNFSLGLDLMSVIAGDRLKIRSVKLQDPRLKLKVLKSGRANWDIFISDTTQVETPADTANTFNVAIKGWEINNGTLVYEDLSIPFRAEAYHVNHSGSGDFEQNVFDMKSRTTADGFTFNFDGMDYLDSAQLDADITMDMDLNQSKYTFKENNIKLNEFGFGFDGSLAMPTDDINMDLTFKAADTDFRSILSIVPGIFTEKFKNIKTDGKVAFNGYVKGTFNDTSMPGFGTDLKVTNGMFKYPDLPQAATNINIDMSVDNKDGVINNTNVLIRQMHLDLGKNPVDAKASIQGLEPMKVDGNVKARVDLAEMTKVFPIADMTLRGLLAVDAVAKGTYSKTQMPVVNAKMNLANGFVKAKQFPAPIQNLNVVSTITNTTGNTDDTKVLIERFNMLLDGEPLEGRVFVQNIDKPAFDARIKGILDLTKITKIFPLEDMTLAGRINADVSAKGKMTDIDAGKYANITSSGNMQINNLTYKSTDLPQGMKITSANTVFNNEKIEVRDMKGFVGKSDVQVNGSVSNYMGYLFGKNQSLRGNFNLNSSRFDVNEWMVDEMSGEPVPEEATGVIPVPENLDFVLNTNINQVEYDNLKLNNLKGTVTLRDQVAKLDQVAFNTLGGSFVTTGSYNTKNLQHPAFTFGLNIKNLDFKSAYNAFNTIKALAPIAQFLDGKFSTNFNFNGELGADMMPVYSTLTGKGLIEVVKAVVNDNVIVNRISEVTNFKELKNFTIQNKAISAEIVDGNLVVKPFDFTVGNIKTTIGGTNGFNGNLTYALALDVPTGQVGNALNAKLTSLTGVKDIKGTDRVTMNLNVGGTVTNPKVSLSTASAKSQAKQVVQSIVQEKVDVAKARLEQEKQKAQDSIKAELDRKRVEAEAKAKAEIAKRTQEAEQKLKKQASEKINSLFNKKKPATDTAKKN, encoded by the coding sequence ATGAAAAAAGTATTTATAGGATTTGCCATTTTTATTGTGGTGCTGCTGGCCGCTGCTGCCTTAGCACCCTACTTATTTAAAGATAAAATCAAGCAGGTACTGGATAAACAAATCGCCAAAAATGTAAACGCGAAAGTGTTATACCAAACCGATAATGTTAATATCAGCTTGTTTCGCGATTTTCCAAATCTGGCTTTAAGCATCGATGATTTAACGGTAATCGGGCAGGATTCTTTCCGGAGAGATACCTTAGCCGCCTTGCCTAACTTTAGTTTAGGTTTGGATTTAATGAGCGTAATTGCGGGTGACCGGTTAAAAATCCGTTCGGTAAAATTGCAAGACCCGCGGCTGAAATTAAAAGTTTTAAAAAGTGGCCGGGCTAACTGGGATATTTTTATCTCCGACACCACCCAGGTTGAAACGCCCGCCGATACCGCAAATACCTTTAACGTGGCAATTAAAGGTTGGGAAATTAACAACGGAACTTTAGTTTACGAAGACTTAAGCATTCCTTTCCGCGCCGAGGCTTACCACGTGAACCATAGCGGCAGCGGGGATTTTGAGCAAAACGTATTCGATATGAAATCCCGGACCACAGCCGACGGCTTTACTTTTAATTTCGACGGGATGGATTACCTGGATAGTGCCCAACTTGATGCCGATATTACCATGGACATGGATTTAAACCAATCGAAATACACATTTAAAGAAAATAACATTAAGCTGAACGAGTTTGGTTTTGGCTTTGATGGTTCCTTAGCTATGCCCACCGATGATATCAACATGGATTTAACATTTAAGGCTGCTGATACCGACTTCCGAAGCATTTTATCTATCGTGCCAGGCATTTTTACCGAAAAATTTAAAAATATTAAAACCGATGGGAAAGTTGCTTTTAACGGTTACGTAAAAGGTACTTTTAACGACACGTCTATGCCTGGCTTTGGTACCGATTTAAAAGTAACCAACGGCATGTTTAAATATCCGGATTTGCCTCAGGCCGCTACTAATATCAACATCGATATGAGTGTGGATAATAAAGACGGCGTAATCAATAACACCAACGTTCTTATCCGGCAAATGCATTTGGATTTAGGTAAAAACCCCGTGGATGCGAAAGCCTCGATTCAAGGCTTAGAACCAATGAAAGTAGATGGCAACGTAAAAGCCCGTGTAGATTTAGCGGAAATGACCAAAGTTTTCCCGATAGCCGATATGACTTTGCGGGGCTTGCTAGCCGTAGATGCAGTAGCTAAAGGTACTTACAGCAAAACCCAGATGCCGGTAGTAAATGCCAAAATGAACCTGGCCAACGGTTTTGTAAAAGCTAAACAATTTCCGGCACCTATCCAGAATTTAAATGTGGTATCTACCATTACCAACACAACCGGCAACACCGACGATACTAAAGTTTTAATCGAACGCTTTAATATGCTGCTGGATGGTGAACCACTCGAAGGTCGGGTATTTGTGCAGAACATTGATAAACCTGCTTTTGATGCCCGTATCAAAGGGATTCTGGATTTAACTAAAATTACCAAAATCTTCCCGCTCGAAGACATGACCTTAGCCGGCCGCATTAACGCCGATGTAAGCGCCAAAGGTAAAATGACCGATATTGATGCCGGTAAATACGCCAATATCACCTCCAGTGGTAACATGCAAATCAATAATCTTACTTATAAGAGTACCGATTTGCCCCAGGGTATGAAAATTACATCGGCCAATACTGTTTTTAACAATGAGAAAATTGAAGTGCGCGACATGAAAGGTTTTGTGGGTAAAAGCGATGTGCAGGTAAACGGTTCGGTATCGAACTACATGGGCTATTTGTTTGGTAAAAACCAATCTTTGCGCGGTAACTTTAATTTAAATTCGTCGCGGTTTGATGTGAACGAGTGGATGGTAGATGAAATGAGCGGGGAACCCGTACCGGAAGAAGCCACTGGCGTTATTCCGGTACCTGAAAACCTGGATTTTGTTTTAAATACCAATATCAACCAGGTAGAATACGATAATTTAAAATTAAATAATTTGAAAGGAACCGTAACGCTCCGCGACCAGGTGGCAAAACTAGACCAAGTGGCTTTTAATACGTTAGGCGGTTCGTTTGTAACAACGGGATCGTATAATACCAAAAACTTGCAGCATCCGGCTTTTACGTTTGGGTTAAATATTAAAAATTTAGATTTTAAATCGGCTTACAATGCGTTTAACACCATTAAAGCCTTAGCCCCGATTGCGCAGTTCCTGGACGGTAAGTTCTCCACCAATTTCAATTTTAACGGCGAACTCGGTGCCGATATGATGCCGGTTTACAGCACCTTAACTGGTAAAGGCTTAATTGAAGTAGTAAAAGCTGTAGTAAACGATAACGTTATTGTAAACCGCATTAGTGAGGTTACTAATTTTAAAGAATTAAAGAATTTCACTATCCAGAATAAAGCCATTTCTGCCGAAATCGTAGACGGTAATTTGGTAGTAAAGCCATTTGATTTTACGGTAGGTAATATTAAAACTACCATTGGTGGTACCAATGGCTTTAATGGTAATTTAACGTATGCCTTGGCTTTAGATGTACCTACCGGGCAAGTAGGCAATGCCTTAAATGCCAAACTTACTTCGCTTACCGGCGTGAAAGACATAAAAGGTACGGATCGCGTTACCATGAATTTGAATGTGGGCGGCACGGTTACTAATCCAAAAGTGTCACTTTCTACGGCTAGTGCTAAATCGCAGGCCAAGCAAGTGGTACAAAGCATTGTGCAGGAAAAAGTAGATGTAGCTAAAGCCCGCCTGGAGCAGGAAAAACAAAAAGCGCAAGATAGCATTAAAGCCGAGCTGGACCGGAAACGGGTGGAAGCCGAAGCGAAAGCCAAAGCCGAAATTGCGAAACGTACCCAGGAAGCCGAGCAAAAATTAAAAAAACAAGCTTCGGAAAAAATAAATAGCTTATTTAATAAAAAGAAGCCAGCTACCGATACTGCTAAGAAGAATTAA
- a CDS encoding glycosyl-4,4'-diaponeurosporenoate acyltransferase CrtO family protein, translating into MFWISIVELQLQPAHQSRYFDAFRFEKEGKIYEKLGVHWYRKLLVFIGWEKLNRKNNPVEKSASALFQLERATRASEFGHLVIAVLVLLVSVVVSFKYSVLEASWLILLNLLFNVYPIMVQRYNRPRLRRAIQRFKLLAL; encoded by the coding sequence ATGTTCTGGATTTCCATTGTTGAGTTACAGTTGCAACCAGCGCACCAATCCCGGTATTTCGATGCATTTCGGTTTGAAAAGGAAGGAAAAATTTACGAAAAGCTGGGTGTTCATTGGTACCGTAAACTATTGGTGTTTATTGGCTGGGAAAAACTAAATCGGAAAAATAATCCGGTTGAAAAATCTGCTTCTGCCTTATTTCAGCTGGAACGGGCAACCCGAGCTTCCGAATTCGGGCACTTGGTTATTGCGGTTTTAGTTTTGTTGGTTTCAGTTGTGGTTAGTTTTAAATATTCGGTTTTAGAGGCAAGCTGGCTTATTTTACTTAACCTTCTATTCAATGTTTATCCCATTATGGTGCAGCGGTACAACCGTCCACGATTACGGCGGGCCATTCAACGGTTTAAGTTATTAGCTTTATAA
- a CDS encoding DinB family protein: protein MAADSLLKMAAYTSWANQRVLETLEKIGDQVPATALHLFSHLLNAEVIWLSRIQRLDSPVQVFDDHTLTECRRIHESTFERFIGLADATPEELEAEVTYRTSKGEPFSNSLEDILLQIFNHGTYHRAQIARDLRQNGLEPVNTDYITYVRQSVK, encoded by the coding sequence ATGGCAGCAGATTCTTTACTAAAAATGGCGGCTTATACCAGTTGGGCCAATCAACGGGTGCTGGAAACTTTAGAAAAAATCGGGGATCAGGTACCCGCTACCGCTTTACACTTGTTCAGCCATTTATTAAATGCCGAAGTTATCTGGTTATCCCGCATACAGCGTTTAGATAGTCCAGTGCAGGTTTTTGATGATCATACCTTAACCGAATGCCGCCGGATACACGAAAGCACTTTTGAGCGGTTTATTGGTTTAGCCGATGCCACCCCGGAAGAATTAGAAGCCGAAGTAACTTACAGAACCAGCAAAGGCGAACCGTTTAGTAATTCTTTAGAAGATATTTTGCTGCAAATTTTTAACCACGGCACGTATCACCGAGCCCAAATTGCCCGCGATTTACGCCAGAACGGCTTAGAACCTGTAAATACGGATTACATTACGTATGTGCGCCAAAGTGTAAAGTAA
- a CDS encoding glycoside hydrolase family 130 protein: MRIVKRLNFLNFLLFIAVACNQQAKQTAETGTANDSTKISSETNPTAIKTESWTLGPFQKADDLNPIMGPDSTTKFYDPIRRDSVKWEEKDVFNPAAVVRNGQVYLLYRAEDKIGKFAGTSRVGLAISQDGLHFKRMPKPVLYPDNDFMKKYEWEGGCEDPRVVETPEGTYVMTYTTYDGKTARLCVATSKDLQTWKKHGLAFEKAHNGKYKDVWSKSGAIVCQRNGSKLVATKINGKYWMYWGDTDIFIATSDNLLDWTPMEENNKLAIAFGPRPGQFDSRLVEPGPPAMLTDDGILLIYNSMNLDKGGTADLPAGTYAAGQILLDPKNPTKVLQRTANYFMKPDKDYEITGQVGNVCFLEGLVNLNNKWFLYYGTADSKIAVATHEAK; this comes from the coding sequence ATGCGAATAGTGAAGCGCCTTAATTTTTTAAATTTTTTATTATTTATAGCAGTAGCTTGTAATCAACAAGCTAAACAAACCGCAGAAACCGGTACTGCCAACGATAGTACTAAAATTAGCTCCGAAACTAACCCAACAGCAATTAAAACAGAATCCTGGACTTTAGGACCTTTCCAGAAAGCAGATGATTTAAACCCGATTATGGGTCCCGATAGTACCACAAAATTCTACGATCCTATCCGGCGCGATTCGGTAAAATGGGAAGAGAAAGACGTGTTTAACCCCGCTGCAGTAGTGCGTAATGGTCAGGTTTATTTATTATACCGGGCCGAAGATAAAATAGGCAAATTTGCTGGTACTTCGCGTGTTGGTTTAGCTATTAGTCAGGATGGTTTACATTTCAAAAGAATGCCTAAACCGGTTCTTTACCCCGATAATGATTTTATGAAAAAATACGAGTGGGAAGGCGGCTGCGAAGACCCTCGGGTAGTGGAAACTCCCGAAGGCACCTACGTAATGACCTATACTACTTACGACGGTAAAACGGCCCGTTTATGCGTGGCTACATCTAAAGATTTACAAACCTGGAAAAAACACGGCTTAGCTTTTGAAAAAGCGCATAATGGTAAGTATAAAGATGTTTGGTCTAAATCCGGAGCCATTGTTTGCCAACGGAACGGCAGTAAGTTGGTAGCTACTAAAATAAACGGAAAATACTGGATGTATTGGGGCGATACCGATATATTCATTGCTACCTCCGATAACCTGCTCGACTGGACGCCGATGGAAGAAAATAATAAACTAGCGATTGCTTTTGGTCCGCGCCCCGGGCAATTTGATAGCCGCCTCGTAGAACCTGGTCCGCCCGCCATGCTTACCGACGACGGAATCTTGCTTATTTACAACAGTATGAACCTGGATAAAGGCGGCACCGCCGATTTGCCCGCGGGCACTTATGCTGCCGGCCAGATTTTACTGGATCCTAAAAACCCAACGAAAGTTTTACAGCGTACAGCTAACTATTTTATGAAACCCGATAAAGATTACGAAATAACCGGCCAGGTGGGTAATGTTTGTTTTCTGGAAGGGCTTGTAAATTTAAATAATAAATGGTTTTTGTATTACGGCACCGCCGATTCTAAAATTGCGGTGGCTACGCACGAGGCCAAATAG
- a CDS encoding NAD-dependent epimerase/dehydratase family protein, whose protein sequence is MHTILGAGGPVSNALAHELLKNNLPVRLVSRRKIENFKNATWTGADLKNYQQVLQAVQGSTVIYMCAGLQYNKKVWAAEWPVIMQNLIDATKATGARLIFFDNVYMYGHVRGQMTEETPYNPNSAKGEVRAKIAEKLMNEAQTGNLRATIARAPDFYGTDSLNSFYDGMVLAKYAQKAKAMWLGNPEAKHAFIYIPDAGKAVYLLGQHPETDNQIWHIPTAPALTGYEFIKLAADAFNTKPNFTKVNKLMLQTIGLFNKLIAETAELYYQYQYDYVFSSQKFENKFGIKPTAYTTGITQYMPLLRTLIK, encoded by the coding sequence ATGCATACTATATTAGGTGCTGGCGGACCGGTCAGCAATGCGCTGGCGCATGAATTATTAAAAAATAACTTACCCGTACGTTTGGTAAGCCGCCGCAAAATCGAAAATTTTAAAAATGCTACCTGGACAGGGGCCGATTTAAAAAATTATCAACAGGTATTACAGGCCGTGCAAGGCTCTACGGTTATTTACATGTGCGCTGGCTTGCAGTACAATAAAAAAGTATGGGCGGCCGAGTGGCCGGTAATCATGCAAAATTTGATTGATGCTACAAAAGCCACAGGAGCCCGGCTAATCTTCTTCGATAATGTGTATATGTACGGCCACGTTCGCGGGCAGATGACCGAGGAAACACCTTATAACCCCAATAGCGCAAAAGGCGAAGTACGCGCTAAAATTGCCGAAAAGTTAATGAACGAAGCCCAAACTGGCAATTTACGCGCTACCATTGCCCGGGCTCCCGATTTTTATGGTACCGATAGCCTCAATAGCTTTTACGATGGTATGGTGCTGGCTAAATACGCCCAGAAGGCTAAAGCCATGTGGCTGGGTAATCCGGAAGCTAAGCACGCCTTTATTTACATACCAGATGCGGGCAAAGCAGTGTATTTATTAGGCCAACATCCCGAAACCGATAATCAAATCTGGCATATACCCACAGCGCCCGCTCTTACCGGCTACGAATTTATTAAGCTAGCAGCCGATGCTTTTAATACCAAGCCAAACTTTACTAAAGTAAATAAGTTGATGCTACAGACTATTGGATTATTTAATAAATTGATTGCGGAAACTGCCGAATTGTATTATCAGTATCAATACGATTACGTATTTAGTTCTCAGAAATTTGAGAACAAGTTTGGCATAAAACCTACAGCTTATACCACGGGTATTACCCAGTACATGCCCCTGCTGCGCACTTTAATTAAGTAA
- a CDS encoding Crp/Fnr family transcriptional regulator, with product MAELTDLMLTIFRRNLKVFITFTDEEWELFTSHLYLRKLKKHKTFVKGGAVCQEVGYIYSGSFRFFFLKNGVEISNYFCFAGELVSSYRSFLKQEPSITHVEALEDAEVICFSHATLQQLSTDPRIAYKMERFGRLVAEYLICCYEERVVAFVTQTPEERYRHLLEQQPDLLQRIPQHYVANYLGITPVSLSRIRKRIVASGKAKAIAA from the coding sequence ATGGCCGAATTGACTGATTTGATGCTGACCATTTTTCGGCGTAACCTGAAAGTTTTTATCACATTCACGGATGAGGAATGGGAATTGTTTACGTCGCATTTGTACCTGCGAAAACTAAAGAAACACAAGACTTTTGTTAAGGGAGGCGCCGTTTGCCAGGAGGTAGGTTATATTTATTCGGGTTCTTTTCGCTTTTTCTTTTTAAAAAATGGCGTAGAAATTAGTAATTACTTTTGTTTCGCAGGCGAACTGGTAAGTTCTTACCGCAGTTTTTTAAAACAAGAACCCAGTATAACGCACGTAGAAGCCCTGGAAGATGCCGAGGTAATTTGCTTTTCGCACGCTACTTTGCAGCAATTAAGCACCGATCCGAGAATTGCTTATAAAATGGAACGCTTTGGCCGTTTGGTAGCGGAGTACCTGATTTGCTGCTACGAAGAGCGGGTGGTAGCTTTTGTTACGCAAACACCCGAAGAACGCTACCGCCACTTATTAGAGCAACAGCCCGATTTATTGCAGCGCATTCCGCAGCATTACGTAGCCAATTACTTAGGAATTACCCCAGTATCCCTGTCCCGCATCCGGAAAAGAATTGTTGCATCCGGCAAAGCAAAGGCCATTGCTGCTTAA
- a CDS encoding pseudouridine synthase has protein sequence MEAKRLNKFISDTGFCSRREADNLLEQGRVTVNGKVPDAGTKVTAQDKVRIDGEMLRIRHEEPVFLLFNKPAGIATTTDLSVRNNIIQALNYPASLQPIGFLDRDAEGLLLLSNDTEWARKMTKADTRYEKEYIVTVDKLISPDFLNKVSEGGIPEPGEERKKNFVNRLGTNRFRIVLEPGTNHHLKRVVEGLGYKIVHLQRTRLSDLTAGKLHVGMWRTLTGTEITSLKNEISQKARRNFGSSRVADDFTDEDFAPRTTRPAKPKTPAKPGTSTRSATPANRSAKSSPRSTGSTGQKRIGKSKPASARPASRNTSRRTGGSPKR, from the coding sequence ATGGAAGCAAAACGATTAAATAAATTTATCAGCGATACGGGTTTCTGTTCGCGGCGCGAGGCTGATAATTTGTTGGAACAAGGCCGGGTAACGGTAAACGGTAAAGTTCCGGATGCAGGCACCAAAGTAACCGCTCAGGATAAAGTACGCATCGACGGCGAAATGCTCCGCATCCGGCACGAAGAACCCGTGTTTCTATTATTTAACAAGCCGGCTGGTATTGCCACAACCACCGATCTTTCAGTCAGAAACAATATTATTCAGGCGCTGAATTACCCGGCTTCTTTGCAGCCCATTGGCTTTTTAGACCGCGACGCCGAAGGTTTACTTTTGCTAAGCAACGATACCGAATGGGCCCGGAAAATGACCAAAGCCGATACCCGCTACGAAAAAGAATATATAGTAACGGTAGATAAATTGATTTCCCCGGATTTTTTAAATAAAGTAAGCGAAGGCGGCATTCCGGAGCCCGGCGAAGAACGCAAGAAAAATTTTGTTAACCGATTAGGTACCAATCGTTTTAGGATAGTGCTGGAACCCGGCACCAACCACCACCTGAAACGCGTAGTAGAAGGCTTAGGCTATAAAATTGTGCATTTGCAAAGAACCCGCTTAAGCGATTTAACCGCCGGAAAACTTCACGTAGGCATGTGGCGCACCTTAACCGGCACCGAAATAACCAGCCTTAAAAACGAGATTTCTCAAAAAGCCCGCCGGAACTTCGGCTCTTCCCGGGTGGCCGATGATTTTACTGACGAAGACTTTGCGCCACGTACTACCCGCCCTGCTAAGCCCAAAACCCCGGCAAAACCTGGCACTTCAACCCGGAGTGCTACTCCTGCTAACAGAAGTGCAAAAAGTTCGCCGCGCAGCACCGGCTCCACGGGGCAGAAGCGGATTGGTAAAAGCAAACCCGCCTCAGCTCGCCCGGCTTCCCGTAATACCAGTCGCAGAACTGGTGGCTCGCCGAAGAGGTAG
- a CDS encoding aldo/keto reductase, translating to MQKIYLSDAGPKVSPAVYSFHRWQEEQNTTPAAMEKIVNLCLELGINTFDHADIYGTYHAEELFGQVISQKSFKREDIVLFTKCGLRLPHPSKPEVRVKHYDTSRQHILRCLDESLRNLQTDYIDIFLLNYLDPISNLEETAITLRQLKESGKVKNIGVANFTVFQHQLLAAYLNIPIVTNHIELNLLNTLALDNGQIDYSRQRYMRPIASGPLADGRIANGTDEVAVRVRQKLQQMGEKYNADPESIAVAWIIKLDALPLLGTRDEQRLRHAAKAFTIDLEHQDWYELYAISRGEM from the coding sequence ATGCAAAAAATTTATTTAAGCGACGCTGGACCCAAAGTATCCCCCGCCGTTTACAGTTTTCACCGTTGGCAGGAAGAGCAAAACACCACCCCCGCCGCCATGGAAAAGATTGTTAATCTTTGCTTGGAACTGGGCATTAACACCTTCGACCACGCCGATATTTACGGCACGTACCACGCCGAAGAATTATTCGGGCAGGTAATTAGCCAGAAATCGTTTAAACGCGAAGATATTGTGTTATTTACCAAGTGTGGCTTGCGACTGCCGCACCCGAGCAAGCCCGAAGTACGTGTAAAACATTACGATACCTCGCGCCAACACATATTGCGTTGTCTGGACGAATCGTTGCGTAATCTGCAAACCGATTACATTGATATTTTCTTGTTAAACTACCTCGATCCTATTTCTAATCTGGAGGAAACCGCCATTACGCTGCGGCAGCTAAAAGAATCGGGCAAGGTAAAAAACATTGGGGTGGCTAACTTTACGGTTTTCCAGCACCAGTTATTGGCCGCTTATCTCAACATTCCGATTGTAACCAACCACATTGAGCTGAATTTACTGAATACCTTGGCTCTGGATAATGGCCAGATCGATTACAGCCGGCAGCGCTACATGCGCCCAATTGCTTCTGGGCCGCTGGCCGATGGCCGCATTGCGAATGGTACCGATGAAGTAGCCGTGCGTGTACGGCAAAAGCTCCAGCAAATGGGGGAGAAGTATAACGCCGATCCGGAATCTATTGCTGTCGCCTGGATTATTAAACTGGATGCTTTGCCACTCCTGGGTACCCGCGACGAACAACGCCTACGCCACGCTGCCAAAGCGTTCACCATCGATCTGGAGCATCAGGATTGGTACGAACTATACGCTATCTCCCGCGGGGAAATGTAA